The stretch of DNA AAAGGCTGCACAAATTAAAGCTGCTATAGAGCTAGGGAAAAGGATGAGAGGCTTAAGGTCCCAGGAAAAAGTGAAAATCTCAAGTCCTAAGGATGTTTTTGAACTTATAGGACAAGATATGAGATTTCTAAAAAAGGAAATATTAAGATTAATATTGCTAAATACAAAAAATTATGTTATAGATATAAAGGATATATCTGTTGGGAGTTTGAATTCATCAATAGTTCATCCAAGAGAGGTATTTAATGAGGCTATTAGAAGAAGTAGCTCCTCTATTATAATATGTCATAATCATCCGTCCGGCGATCCTGAACCAAGTTCAGAAGATATCAATATTACAAGAAGATTATATGAAGTCGGAAAATTAGTAGGAATAGATTTGCTTGATCATATTATAATTGGAGATGGCTGCTACATTAGCTTGAAAGAGAGAAATTTATTCTAGAAGGGAGAATTAACATGGGAATATTTGGTTTTTCAAAGGATATGGGAATAGATTTAGGAACTGCTAATACATTAGTTTATGTTAAAGGAAAAGGAATAATACTAAGAGAACCTTCTGTTGTTGCGATTAGAAATGACAATACAAAACAAGTATTAGCTGTTGGCGACGAGGCAAAGGAAATGATAGGAAGAACACCAGGAAATATAGTTGCAATAAGACCATTAAAGGATGGCGTCATTGCTGATTTTGATATTACACAAAATATGCTGAAAATGTTCATTAAAAAGATTACTAATGGGGGTGCATTTATTAGACCAAGGATAGTGGTATGCCATCCATCTGGTGTTACTGAAGTTGAAAAAAGAGCCATCGAAGATGCTACAAGACAAGCAGGTGCAAGAGAAGTTCACCTTTTAGAAGAACCGATGGCTGCAGCTATAGGTGCTGGACTTCCAGTTAATGAACCAACAGGAAGCATGGTTGTTGATATTGGTGGAGGGACAACTGAAGTAGCTGTAATTTCTCTTGATGGTATTGTTACAAGTAAATCACTTAGGATTGCGGGAGATGAACTAGATCAATCAATTGTTAATTATATTAAAAAAGAGTATAATTTAATGATTGGAGAAAGAACAGCAGAGCAGATAAAGATTCAAATTGGTTCTGCATATCCTGGAGATGAAGCAATTACTATGGAAATAAAGGGAAGAGATTTGGTTACAGGGCTTCCAAAGGTTATCAAGGTTACTTCAGACGAAATTAGAGAAGCTATAAATGAGCCTGTCACTGCGATTGTAGATGCTATTAAATTTACTCTTGAAAAGACACCTCCTGAACTTGCAGCAGATATAATGGATAAAGGTATAATGTTAACAGGTGGTGGAGCCCTACTGAGAGGACTTGATAAATTAATAAATAGTGAAACTCATATACCTGTTCATATAGCAGAAAATCCACTCGATTGTGTAGCCGTTGGTGCGGGGAAGGCACTTGATTATATTGATAGACTATCAGGCAGCAGAGGCTTTGGTATTTCCAAGTCAAGATAGAAAGAGGGATTTAAATGGATTTTTTGAAGAACAAGCTACTAACTATAGTGCTTGTTCTTTGTCTTGCATTTACGATATTTATTGGTATAACTGCAAATAAAAAAGAAAACACAGGAATAATACAAGGGACAATAACATCTACTGTTGCTCCGATACAGAAGTATCTATATTTAGCAGGGCAAAGAATAAGTAACGTTTTCTCATTCGTATCATCTATTAGCAATCTTATCGAAGAGAATAATAAGCTAAAAGCTGAAGTAGAGGACTTGAAGGCACGACAAATTGAATATGACAGATTCAAGAAAGAAAATGAAGAAATGAATAGCCTTTTGAATTTTAAAAATACGCACAAAGACCTTAAATTGATAGGAGCTAACATTATTGCTAAGGTTGGCGACAGCTGGTTTGATGTTATTATAATCGATGTTGGCTCAAGGGATGGTATAAAAAAGGGCCAGTATGTAATTGCAGGAAATGGATTTGTTGGACAAGTTACAGAGGTTAATGAGAACAATGCAAAAGTTGTAACTTTGATAGATGAAATGGCTAACATACCTGCAAAGGTATCATCAACTGAGGATATCGGTCTTGTAAGTGGAACAAAATCCACAAATAAGGATAAGTTATGCAAAATAAGCCTATTGCCATATGATACAAAGGCAAAGGAAGGGGATTTAGTTGTTACTACAAATATAATTTCAGAAGATTCAAGTTTAATTCAAAAGGATATATTGATAGGAAAGATAACTTATATTGAGGATGAAAAATTAAACTTATCAAAAGTTGCTTATATTCAACCTGAGGTTGATTTATCCAGAATAGAAAAAGTTATGGTAATAATTAAATAAAGGGGTAGGACATTGTGAAAAAATATATTGTATTTATGTTAACAGCCCTGTTTTTATTGAGCCTGCAAGAGGCTTTTTTTTCAAGACTTAGTTTTTATAATATATACTTTGATATACCGATGATATTAATAATATGTATAGCTATGACTTTAGAAGATACGGAGGCATTTTTTATTATATTGTTTGCAGGAATTGTTAGAGATAGCATGTTTCCTGGAATATTTGGTGTAAATTCTATATTTTATTTATTATTGTTTTATTTAATAACAAGGATTCAAAACAAAATTTACAAAGAAAAGGTTTCTATTTTCATATTAATTATAATTTTTTCAACTTTATTAAAATACGTAGTATATTTTGTAAGTTTTTATATTGCTTCAATTAAATTTAATTTTATTGAAATGATTAAATCAACATTGCTTATAGAAGTGATTGGAAATATAATATTATCAAGGTTTATAAATAATTGGATAAAAAGAATATATAATTCTTCATTTGTTCAGAAGGATTGGAAAAATTAGATAGGGTGATGATATGGAGAAAAAGGAAGAATCAAGGATAAATGCATTTAAGCTGATAGCATTTTTAATTTTTGCTATTCTTATTTCTAGACTATTTTATCTTCAAGTGATAAATGGGGATTATTATAGAACATTGGCGGAGGAAAAGGGAAGAAAGTTTGTTTATGAATTGCCACCTAGAGGTGAAATACTCGATAGAAATGGATTAAAATTAGCTACTAATGTCCAAAGCTTCAATATAACCTATAACAATGTAAAGTCAAAATTAGTTAATGAAGAAGTCAATAAAGTATTGATTGAAACTATTAGAATAATAATAAAGAACGGGGATGAAAAAAAATTAATAGACACAAATTTTCCCATCGTAATAAACGGTTCAAATTTTGAATATGACTTTAATTCCACAAACTCGACAACTATTGAGAAAAGAAAGAAAAACTTTCTTGAATTTTATAAAATTAAAGAATCATTGAATGCAGAAGCAGCCTTTAGAGAAATTGCAAATTATTATGAAATTATAGAATCAGATTCCAATGGAAAACTAAAATACAAGTATAACATGAATCAGCAGGAGGCATACAGACTTATATCATTTAGATATTCTATTCAAAATACAATGTTTTCTCAGTATAGAGCTATTTATTTAGCTAAAAATGTAAACAAAAAAACTGCATTAGCAATTGAATATAATAGAAATGACTTACCTGGGATTATGAGTGAAGTTGCCCCAATGAGAAGCTATCCATTCGGGCAGGTAGGTTCGGCATTTTTAGGTTATCTTGGCAAAATAAGTGAAGATGATAAAGATTACTATACCAGCCTTGGCTATGATATTAGCCGTGAACTCGTTGGAAAGCAAGGACTTGAAAGTGTTTTGGAAAACAATAAGGATTTAAATATTTCATTAAGAGGTGAACCGGGTGGAATTGAAGTTGATGTAGATAAATTCGGTAGAATTTTGAATGAAACAGCTAGGCTTGATTCAATTCCAGGCGATTCAGTTATTACTACTATAGATGCAAATTTACAAAAAGTTGCAGAAAAAGCACTTGATGAAACAATGGAAAACATTAGAACAGGCAAGATTAAGACAGATGCG from Caloramator mitchellensis encodes:
- the mreC gene encoding rod shape-determining protein MreC, producing MDFLKNKLLTIVLVLCLAFTIFIGITANKKENTGIIQGTITSTVAPIQKYLYLAGQRISNVFSFVSSISNLIEENNKLKAEVEDLKARQIEYDRFKKENEEMNSLLNFKNTHKDLKLIGANIIAKVGDSWFDVIIIDVGSRDGIKKGQYVIAGNGFVGQVTEVNENNAKVVTLIDEMANIPAKVSSTEDIGLVSGTKSTNKDKLCKISLLPYDTKAKEGDLVVTTNIISEDSSLIQKDILIGKITYIEDEKLNLSKVAYIQPEVDLSRIEKVMVIIK
- a CDS encoding rod shape-determining protein, coding for MGIFGFSKDMGIDLGTANTLVYVKGKGIILREPSVVAIRNDNTKQVLAVGDEAKEMIGRTPGNIVAIRPLKDGVIADFDITQNMLKMFIKKITNGGAFIRPRIVVCHPSGVTEVEKRAIEDATRQAGAREVHLLEEPMAAAIGAGLPVNEPTGSMVVDIGGGTTEVAVISLDGIVTSKSLRIAGDELDQSIVNYIKKEYNLMIGERTAEQIKIQIGSAYPGDEAITMEIKGRDLVTGLPKVIKVTSDEIREAINEPVTAIVDAIKFTLEKTPPELAADIMDKGIMLTGGGALLRGLDKLINSETHIPVHIAENPLDCVAVGAGKALDYIDRLSGSRGFGISKSR
- the mreD gene encoding rod shape-determining protein MreD: MKKYIVFMLTALFLLSLQEAFFSRLSFYNIYFDIPMILIICIAMTLEDTEAFFIILFAGIVRDSMFPGIFGVNSIFYLLLFYLITRIQNKIYKEKVSIFILIIIFSTLLKYVVYFVSFYIASIKFNFIEMIKSTLLIEVIGNIILSRFINNWIKRIYNSSFVQKDWKN
- the radC gene encoding RadC family protein, coding for MEVKRNRIKDMPQSDRPRERLIKFGPEVLSNSELLAILLRTGTKDLSAINLASNIMHNGGIDFLSNSTFEELSSIKGIGMAKAAQIKAAIELGKRMRGLRSQEKVKISSPKDVFELIGQDMRFLKKEILRLILLNTKNYVIDIKDISVGSLNSSIVHPREVFNEAIRRSSSSIIICHNHPSGDPEPSSEDINITRRLYEVGKLVGIDLLDHIIIGDGCYISLKERNLF